The region GCGGGCGAGGCCCGTCTGATCGCCGAGACGACCGCCAGCGAGTTGGCCAAGGCTCCGGGCCCTCTGCCGGTGGACCGGGCCTTGCTCGACATCATGCCCCGGGCGCGGCACGTCAAAAGCGTCCAGGTCATCAACGGCCTTGTGCCGGGCCGCTTGACCGCTGCCTTGCGCGGGCAGCACGTGGGGACGGTCCTGCACGCCCACTAGGGCCCTCGGAAAGGGAAGGCTGGGGAGGCTTGCCTCCCCAGACCCCTCCGAACCTGGGGCTTCCCTCAACGCGACCGGGCCTGCGTGAACGTGGGATCTGGGGAGGCTCCCTTATGGCCAAGGAGGGAAACGCGCATGCGCCAGCTTTTTGTTATCGCAGCCATGATCGCGGGCTGGGCGATGCCCGCCCTGGCCAGCGATCCGGTGGGCACGGTGGTGGCGGTGCGGCCGCAGGCAACGGCTCAGGTCGATCTCGCGGCGCCGCGCCCCCTTGCCCTGGCGTCGCCGGTGTTCAAGGACGAGATGCTGGAAACGGGCACGGCGGGCCGTCTGGCCGTGCAGATGGACGATGGCGCCACCTTGATCCTGGGGGAGGCGGCGCGGCTGCGGGTCGATGATCTGGTGATGACGCCCGATCAGACTGCGGGCGTGGTTTCCGTGCTGGCCGGGGCGTTTCAGTGGCGCGGCGGGCGGAAGCTCGATG is a window of Pararhodospirillum photometricum DSM 122 DNA encoding:
- a CDS encoding FecR family protein gives rise to the protein MRQLFVIAAMIAGWAMPALASDPVGTVVAVRPQATAQVDLAAPRPLALASPVFKDEMLETGTAGRLAVQMDDGATLILGEAARLRVDDLVMTPDQTAGVVSVLAGAFQWRGGRKLDDGVEIRTPLATIGIRGTVVWGGTLDDVFEVMVQEGRVTVSTDAGSVVLDTPGQGTAVRSRDQPPSAPVVWPQGKRERAYQAVAF